One genomic region from Halococcus qingdaonensis encodes:
- a CDS encoding acyl-CoA carboxylase subunit beta, with protein MEIDVGEEIDGETARALATAVSEHLGRSVELVADGERVADAGEGDWNEAGTVMTDREQRLRDDIEGVLTGGPERGHGKIADLGKLFVRDRLEMVFDRIEYEDGTFARHSDDDDLAADGLLTGIGLIDGRRVAFTANDYTVKAGSLGQDGVEKVIRIEERAMELDIPMLRLIDSTGARLDATERDPGDTHMGRYHGGRMFYNQCRLSGQVPQIGVLYGPDIAGSAYTPVFCDFLIMVEGISGMAIASPRIVAAMTGEEVDMQSLGGPEVHATRSGSADLVVPDEQAAAETARDLLSYLPQNYTEKPPESTPVPPLKNPKGLDGVIPEAPNEAYDVHDSIDRLVDRESFFELKPRFAPELVTGLARIDGRPVGIVANQPNRISGAIFPDSADKGAGFVWTCDAFNIPLIYLCDTPGFMIGSQVEREGVLRKGRKFIYATANAQVPKFCVITRKAYGAGIYAMCGPAFGADATLALPSAEISVMGPDAAVHALFGEQIAELDGEAREQFVESAKEEFENYVDIEAQASNMEVDELLPAGDLRDQLRARLATFATKRRDERPRHHGTVLF; from the coding sequence ATGGAGATCGACGTCGGCGAGGAAATCGACGGTGAAACCGCCCGCGCGCTCGCCACCGCGGTCTCGGAGCATCTCGGACGATCGGTCGAACTCGTCGCGGACGGCGAACGAGTCGCCGACGCCGGCGAGGGCGACTGGAACGAGGCCGGCACGGTGATGACCGACCGCGAACAGCGCCTCCGCGACGATATCGAGGGTGTCCTCACGGGCGGGCCGGAACGCGGCCACGGGAAGATCGCGGATCTCGGCAAACTGTTCGTTCGCGATCGCCTGGAGATGGTCTTCGATCGGATCGAGTACGAGGACGGTACGTTCGCGCGCCACAGCGACGATGACGACCTCGCGGCCGACGGACTGCTGACCGGGATTGGACTGATCGACGGCCGACGGGTGGCCTTTACCGCGAACGATTACACCGTAAAGGCCGGCTCGCTCGGACAGGACGGGGTCGAGAAGGTCATCCGCATCGAGGAGCGCGCGATGGAGCTCGACATCCCGATGCTCAGGCTGATCGACTCGACCGGCGCGCGCCTAGACGCCACCGAGCGCGACCCGGGCGACACCCACATGGGTCGCTATCACGGCGGGCGGATGTTCTACAACCAGTGTCGGCTCTCGGGACAGGTGCCCCAGATCGGCGTGCTCTACGGCCCCGACATTGCCGGCTCGGCGTACACACCGGTCTTCTGTGATTTCCTGATCATGGTCGAGGGGATCTCGGGGATGGCGATCGCCTCGCCGCGCATCGTCGCGGCGATGACCGGCGAGGAGGTCGACATGCAGTCGCTCGGCGGACCCGAGGTGCACGCGACCCGCAGCGGAAGCGCTGATCTCGTCGTTCCCGACGAGCAGGCCGCCGCCGAGACGGCCCGCGACCTCCTCTCGTATCTCCCGCAGAACTACACCGAGAAACCGCCCGAGAGCACGCCCGTTCCGCCGCTGAAGAACCCGAAGGGTCTCGACGGCGTGATTCCGGAAGCGCCGAACGAGGCCTACGACGTTCACGACTCCATCGATCGGCTCGTCGACAGGGAGTCGTTCTTCGAGCTCAAACCCCGGTTCGCGCCCGAACTCGTGACGGGGCTGGCGCGCATCGACGGCCGACCAGTCGGGATCGTGGCGAACCAGCCGAACCGCATCAGCGGGGCGATCTTCCCGGATTCGGCCGACAAGGGCGCGGGTTTCGTCTGGACCTGCGACGCCTTCAACATACCTCTCATTTATCTCTGCGACACGCCGGGGTTCATGATCGGCTCGCAGGTCGAGCGCGAAGGCGTACTCCGGAAGGGCCGGAAGTTCATCTACGCGACGGCGAACGCACAAGTACCCAAATTCTGCGTCATCACCAGGAAGGCCTACGGCGCGGGGATCTACGCGATGTGCGGACCGGCCTTCGGGGCCGACGCGACGCTCGCGCTCCCGTCCGCCGAGATCTCCGTGATGGGACCCGATGCGGCTGTCCACGCCCTCTTCGGCGAGCAGATCGCCGAGCTTGACGGGGAGGCGCGCGAGCAGTTCGTCGAGAGCGCGAAGGAGGAGTTCGAGAATTACGTCGACATCGAGGCCCAGGCCTCGAACATGGAGGTCGACGAACTGCTCCCCGCCGGCGATCTGCGCGACCAGTTGAGAGCCCGCCTCGCCACGTTCGCCACCAAGCGCCGCGACGAACGTCCGCGCCACCACGGCACCGTCCTGTTCTAA
- a CDS encoding GIY-YIG nuclease family protein — translation MPGGTYTLLVVMPERTTITVGALGEHVFNPGWYAYTGSAFGTGGFARIERHRTVDDGENDTRHWHIDYLLGHTKTTIATVARTADADVECAVADVLPGQPVAGFGASDCDCESHLAFDPDRERLWRAIQGAHRAFAP, via the coding sequence ATGCCCGGCGGAACGTACACCTTGCTCGTCGTGATGCCCGAGCGCACGACCATCACCGTCGGCGCGCTCGGCGAACACGTCTTCAATCCTGGCTGGTACGCCTACACTGGCAGCGCGTTCGGCACGGGCGGGTTCGCGCGTATCGAACGCCACCGTACGGTCGACGACGGCGAGAACGACACCCGTCATTGGCATATCGACTACCTGCTCGGTCACACAAAAACGACCATTGCAACGGTCGCGCGGACGGCCGACGCGGACGTCGAATGCGCGGTCGCCGACGTGCTTCCCGGCCAGCCGGTGGCGGGGTTCGGTGCCTCGGACTGTGACTGTGAGTCCCACCTCGCCTTCGACCCCGACCGCGAGCGACTGTGGCGGGCGATACAGGGCGCACACCGGGCGTTCGCACCTTAG
- a CDS encoding SDR family oxidoreductase, translating to MAGLGPTPPVEELFADDLLAAEVALVTGGGTGIGRAIALALADCGADVAIASRELDHLEPVADEIEERGVEACATTVDVREYDAVETMVDTVVKEFGGIDVLVNNAGANFLGPSESLTPGGWRAVVGTILDGTAYCTFAVGEHMIDEGGGAIVSMGATNSVRGAPYHAHSGAGKAGVHNLMQTVASEWSEHGIRANTVAPGIVETEGVTEAAGGELPDAFLDDVPADRFGTPADCVPPVLFLASPAAAYVTGGYFTVDGGQLLAPTPF from the coding sequence ATGGCGGGGCTCGGCCCAACGCCGCCCGTCGAGGAACTCTTCGCCGACGATCTTCTCGCGGCCGAGGTCGCACTCGTGACCGGCGGCGGGACGGGCATCGGCCGGGCGATCGCGCTTGCGCTCGCCGACTGCGGTGCGGACGTGGCCATCGCCAGCCGCGAGCTGGACCACCTCGAACCCGTCGCCGACGAGATCGAAGAGCGAGGGGTCGAGGCGTGCGCGACCACCGTCGACGTCCGCGAGTACGACGCGGTCGAGACGATGGTCGACACGGTGGTCAAGGAGTTCGGCGGCATCGATGTTCTCGTGAACAACGCGGGCGCGAACTTCCTCGGACCGAGCGAATCGCTCACGCCGGGCGGCTGGCGCGCGGTCGTCGGCACGATCCTGGACGGGACGGCCTACTGCACGTTCGCCGTGGGCGAGCACATGATAGACGAGGGTGGCGGGGCGATCGTCTCGATGGGTGCGACCAACTCCGTCAGGGGTGCGCCGTATCACGCCCACTCCGGCGCGGGCAAGGCCGGCGTCCACAACCTGATGCAAACCGTGGCAAGCGAGTGGAGCGAGCACGGCATCCGGGCGAACACGGTCGCGCCGGGGATCGTCGAAACCGAAGGCGTGACCGAGGCCGCCGGCGGCGAACTGCCCGACGCGTTCCTGGACGACGTGCCCGCCGACCGGTTCGGCACGCCCGCCGACTGCGTTCCTCCTGTACTCTTCCTCGCCAGTCCCGCGGCCGCCTACGTCACCGGCGGCTACTTCACCGTCGACGGCGGCCAGCTGCTCGCGCCGACGCCGTTCTGA
- a CDS encoding 3-keto-5-aminohexanoate cleavage protein has product MTIREQESVKGNDPDRTIISAALTGALTTRDQCEEIPYTPAEIAEDAAAAREAGAAIAHIHARTENGSPTFDTDIYREIHDEIRERTDIVVNFSTGALDAPPEERIEYVEEVGPEIAALNMGSMNYAKYSDSRDEFVFDMVFENPFDEIRRFVTAMEEAGVRPELECFDTGHIGNTRPLLEQDELTHPLQFSLIMGVLGGIPATVENLAHQVRQLPASANWQVIGISRDQWPLVAAALSMGGNVRVGLEDNFYLPDGEMATNAELVAHAATLADSVGREPATPDEARAIMGLD; this is encoded by the coding sequence ATGACGATACGAGAGCAAGAATCCGTCAAAGGCAACGATCCCGATAGAACGATCATCTCGGCAGCGCTCACGGGCGCGCTCACCACCCGCGATCAGTGTGAAGAGATCCCCTACACGCCAGCGGAGATCGCTGAGGACGCCGCCGCGGCGCGCGAGGCGGGGGCGGCGATCGCCCATATCCACGCCCGCACCGAGAACGGAAGCCCGACGTTCGACACCGACATCTATCGGGAGATCCACGACGAGATCCGCGAGCGCACCGACATCGTCGTCAACTTCTCGACAGGTGCGCTCGACGCGCCGCCGGAGGAGCGCATCGAGTACGTTGAGGAGGTCGGGCCGGAGATCGCCGCGCTCAACATGGGGTCGATGAACTACGCGAAATACTCCGACAGTCGGGATGAATTCGTCTTCGACATGGTGTTCGAGAACCCTTTCGACGAGATCCGTCGGTTCGTCACCGCGATGGAGGAAGCGGGCGTGCGCCCGGAGTTGGAGTGTTTCGACACCGGCCATATCGGGAACACGCGACCGCTTCTGGAGCAGGACGAACTCACTCATCCGCTCCAGTTCAGCCTCATCATGGGTGTCCTGGGCGGGATCCCGGCGACCGTCGAGAACCTGGCTCATCAGGTACGCCAGCTCCCTGCGAGCGCGAACTGGCAGGTGATTGGCATCAGTCGGGATCAGTGGCCGCTCGTCGCCGCGGCGCTCTCGATGGGTGGCAACGTCCGCGTCGGGCTGGAGGACAACTTCTACCTGCCGGACGGCGAGATGGCGACCAACGCCGAACTCGTCGCGCACGCGGCCACGCTCGCCGATTCGGTGGGCCGCGAGCCGGCGACGCCCGACGAGGCACGTGCCATCATGGGGTTGGACTGA